One window of the Carnobacterium maltaromaticum DSM 20342 genome contains the following:
- a CDS encoding glycosyltransferase family 4 protein, giving the protein MKKKEILFVSYDYFPNIGGVAVYTHELSQALAKRGHQITILTCYFSTSNKVEIEWDEQVKIFRIPIPKIKKIGDFTYRRRMSTFINDLQAEKKIDIIHWQTLNKDAKMMQYVKTTGVEVYTNHLSWFRTLYKQKKFKKITKMIGQPDKIICPSFEVEKMSAELFGSERCVFIPNGVNFEEYQKAISHLSLLRKELGIEEGDKVIVTTNRMEPVKGMTYFIQVIPRLLEEHPNLFICLVGDGSQEQQLKNWLEEQKINLEKVKFIGRQAHHQIKQYLDLADIYVQPSLMEGCSIGILEAMACGNPVVACAVGGNTDILEHKKTGLLIPDQSSSAIYEAVNYLVCHPAEAREMGIRANSKIEHELNWGHLAKKVEQIYDAALEVSANES; this is encoded by the coding sequence ATGAAGAAGAAAGAAATTCTATTCGTTTCCTATGATTATTTTCCTAATATTGGTGGAGTAGCCGTTTATACTCATGAATTGAGTCAAGCTCTGGCTAAAAGAGGCCATCAGATTACAATACTTACATGCTATTTTTCAACGAGCAACAAAGTGGAAATTGAATGGGATGAGCAAGTGAAAATTTTTCGGATTCCGATTCCTAAAATAAAAAAAATTGGTGATTTCACTTATCGAAGACGAATGAGTACCTTTATAAATGATTTACAAGCAGAAAAAAAGATTGATATTATTCATTGGCAAACGCTAAATAAAGACGCAAAAATGATGCAGTATGTAAAAACAACAGGCGTTGAAGTCTATACCAACCATCTTTCATGGTTTAGAACGTTGTATAAGCAAAAAAAATTCAAAAAAATCACTAAAATGATTGGTCAACCAGATAAAATTATTTGTCCTAGTTTCGAAGTAGAAAAAATGTCTGCAGAATTGTTTGGTTCAGAACGCTGTGTTTTCATTCCTAATGGAGTTAATTTTGAAGAATATCAAAAAGCGATATCACATCTCAGCTTATTGAGAAAAGAATTAGGAATTGAAGAAGGGGATAAAGTGATAGTCACCACCAATCGTATGGAGCCGGTGAAAGGCATGACTTATTTTATCCAGGTGATTCCAAGATTGTTAGAAGAACATCCGAATCTGTTTATTTGTTTAGTTGGAGATGGGAGTCAGGAACAACAATTGAAGAACTGGCTAGAAGAACAAAAAATAAACTTAGAAAAAGTGAAATTTATTGGGAGACAAGCGCATCATCAAATTAAACAGTATTTGGATTTAGCGGATATTTATGTTCAACCTTCACTAATGGAAGGTTGTAGTATTGGAATACTAGAAGCAATGGCATGTGGAAATCCAGTTGTTGCGTGTGCTGTTGGAGGAAATACTGATATTTTGGAGCATAAAAAAACCGGTTTGCTAATACCAGATCAATCTAGTAGTGCTATTTACGAAGCTGTTAATTATTTAGTCTGTCATCCAGCTGAGGCAAGAGAGATGGGGATAAGGGCGAATTCTAAGATAGAACATGAATTGAATTGGGGACATCTAGCAAAAAAAGTGGAGCAAATTTATGATGCTGCCTTGGAAGTAAGTGCGAATGAGTCATAA
- a CDS encoding lipopolysaccharide biosynthesis protein produces the protein MSHKLLRNYGSILVYQFVTILTPLVTTPYISRILGPKGIGLEAYLYSFIQLFSLLILLGLPMYASKKIAETDERNMNQLFSELFSFQIIMTGATTSLYGLFIFYFNQHQFLLVLYLFTLISTGLDTSWYFVGKEKISAIMWRNIAVRVCNIGAIFLFIQTSNDLWKYILINGLTLFLGQFLTGSIALSEVGGFTFVVRTIGQHISPIVLLFVVPSMLTLTLSINKLLLENFNGAVEVGVFNQAYKLYVIAISFISALTSVLMPKMSKYYTTGDTERLKKYLNFSLRFISGLALPMTIGVLVMAPQFVSWFLGEEFSEVMNPLVIISFSFVFKGLSDVIGIQYLVVSNKNKEYALAVIVGAVMTSSCCFLFLQLNFKAQAPALALFVGTAVTLLIELYQVRKVVSFMFVGKYLIKYVVFSLIMGGCMWGASRSIEIERTSLYLVTQVGVGVISYSICFILSKDPLIQLIKRKKREI, from the coding sequence ATGAGTCATAAATTGCTTCGGAATTATGGCTCGATTTTAGTCTATCAATTCGTGACCATTCTAACACCACTTGTAACGACCCCCTATATTTCAAGAATTCTTGGTCCGAAAGGCATTGGATTAGAAGCATATCTCTATTCTTTTATTCAACTTTTTTCATTGTTGATTTTACTGGGACTACCGATGTATGCTAGCAAAAAAATAGCTGAAACAGATGAACGAAATATGAACCAGCTGTTTTCTGAACTTTTTAGTTTTCAGATTATAATGACTGGAGCAACAACATCTTTATACGGACTCTTTATTTTTTATTTTAATCAGCATCAATTTCTACTTGTTCTTTATCTTTTTACATTAATCAGTACGGGATTGGACACTTCCTGGTATTTTGTCGGGAAAGAAAAAATTTCTGCGATTATGTGGCGAAATATCGCAGTGAGAGTCTGCAATATAGGAGCTATTTTTCTTTTTATACAAACAAGTAATGATTTATGGAAATACATTTTGATTAACGGACTTACTCTTTTTTTAGGACAATTTTTAACAGGGAGTATTGCTTTAAGTGAGGTGGGTGGATTTACTTTTGTTGTAAGAACCATAGGTCAACACATCTCCCCAATTGTATTATTATTTGTTGTTCCGAGTATGTTGACTCTGACTTTATCCATAAATAAACTTTTATTGGAAAATTTTAACGGTGCTGTTGAAGTTGGTGTCTTTAATCAAGCCTATAAATTGTATGTAATTGCGATTAGTTTTATCTCGGCCTTAACTTCTGTTTTAATGCCGAAGATGTCTAAATATTATACAACGGGAGATACAGAACGTTTAAAAAAATATTTAAATTTTTCACTTCGTTTTATCAGTGGTCTAGCATTGCCTATGACTATTGGGGTTTTAGTGATGGCACCTCAATTTGTTTCTTGGTTTTTGGGAGAAGAATTTTCAGAAGTAATGAATCCTTTGGTGATTATTTCATTTTCTTTTGTGTTCAAAGGGCTTTCAGACGTTATCGGAATCCAATATTTAGTAGTAAGCAATAAAAATAAAGAGTATGCATTGGCTGTAATTGTTGGAGCAGTCATGACAAGTAGTTGTTGTTTTCTCTTTTTACAGTTGAATTTTAAAGCGCAAGCACCAGCACTAGCTTTGTTCGTGGGAACTGCGGTGACGTTATTAATTGAACTATATCAAGTAAGAAAAGTTGTTTCATTTATGTTTGTAGGCAAGTATTTAATCAAATATGTAGTATTTAGTTTAATAATGGGAGGCTGTATGTGGGGAGCATCCAGATCTATAGAAATAGAGCGTACTAGCCTTTACCTAGTGACTCAAGTAGGTGTTGGGGTAATTAGTTACAGTATTTGTTTCATTCTCAGTAAAGACCCTCTAATTCAGTTAATCAAAAGAAAGAAGCGTGAAATCTAG
- a CDS encoding nucleotide sugar dehydrogenase, with translation MRDQFITKINNRTATIGVIGLGYVGLPLALSFAEAGFYVTGFDKSEVKIALLKQGKSDILDISSETVQMAFSTGHFQVSNQKESLKGLDCFIICVPTPLTDSYEPDISYIQEALDTIHSEWESQTLVILESTTYPGTSKELIHEPLIQQGYLADQDFMVAYSPERVDPGNKKFKIKNTPKVVGGTTENSLEISTLLYQSIVEQVVPVTSTEVAEMSKLLENTFRSINIAFINEMAILCEQMGIDIWETIQASETKPFGYMKFLPGPGIGGHCIPLDPMYLNWKAKKSNHSSRLIELAQEINREMPKHVASKAKEALLQHNKVLKGSKILLMGMAYKENSNDLRESPSLQIFDDLQKAGSMVEFCDPLTTYFIDKHGYKQESIELDYTLMETYDLVILLVNHDCFDRNKIANKSQLILDTKNSLNNQYPEKTIRLGDKSK, from the coding sequence GTGAGAGATCAATTTATAACGAAAATAAATAATAGAACCGCCACGATTGGTGTAATCGGATTAGGTTATGTTGGGTTGCCCTTAGCCCTATCATTCGCAGAAGCAGGTTTTTATGTGACAGGATTTGATAAAAGTGAAGTGAAAATAGCACTTTTAAAACAAGGGAAATCAGATATTCTGGATATTTCTTCAGAGACGGTACAAATGGCTTTCTCTACTGGACATTTTCAAGTATCTAATCAAAAAGAGTCTTTAAAAGGGCTTGATTGCTTCATTATTTGTGTACCAACCCCATTGACAGATTCTTATGAACCTGATATTTCTTACATTCAAGAGGCACTCGATACGATTCATTCAGAATGGGAAAGTCAAACGTTAGTTATTCTAGAGAGTACTACTTATCCTGGAACCTCCAAAGAATTAATTCATGAACCGTTGATTCAACAAGGCTACTTAGCAGATCAAGATTTTATGGTTGCCTATTCTCCTGAAAGAGTGGACCCAGGAAATAAAAAATTTAAAATTAAAAATACTCCTAAAGTTGTCGGAGGGACAACAGAAAATTCTTTAGAAATCAGTACTTTATTGTATCAAAGCATTGTAGAACAAGTTGTTCCAGTAACTTCCACAGAAGTAGCTGAAATGAGCAAATTACTAGAAAATACCTTTAGAAGTATCAATATTGCTTTTATCAATGAAATGGCGATTTTGTGTGAACAAATGGGAATTGATATTTGGGAAACGATTCAAGCATCTGAGACTAAGCCTTTTGGCTATATGAAGTTTTTACCAGGTCCAGGGATTGGTGGACATTGTATTCCATTAGATCCAATGTATTTGAATTGGAAAGCGAAGAAATCCAATCATTCCAGTCGTTTGATTGAATTGGCTCAAGAAATTAATCGAGAAATGCCTAAACATGTGGCATCAAAAGCAAAAGAAGCTCTACTGCAGCATAACAAAGTCTTAAAAGGTTCAAAGATCCTGCTTATGGGAATGGCCTATAAAGAAAATAGTAATGATTTACGTGAATCACCTAGCTTACAAATTTTTGATGATCTTCAAAAAGCGGGAAGCATGGTAGAATTTTGTGATCCATTAACAACATATTTTATAGATAAACATGGTTATAAACAAGAGTCAATCGAGTTAGACTACACATTAATGGAAACCTATGACTTGGTTATTCTCTTAGTCAATCATGATTGCTTTGATAGAAATAAAATTGCAAATAAAAGCCAGCTTATATTAGATACTAAAAATAGTTTGAACAATCAGTACCCGGAAAAAACTATTCGGCTTGGGGATAAATCGAAATAA
- a CDS encoding NAD-dependent epimerase/dehydratase family protein, with amino-acid sequence METILITGGAGFIGSHLVNHYGTYAKVVVVDNLSMGHRENILPSENVVFIKEDIGNKKLLNQLFKEFTFDYVFHLAAVANVAESIEFPWSTHLINQDATLLLLEQVKKQKQLLKRFVFASSASVYGDSPHAVQTEGDTVQPLSPYALDKYASEQFTLMYHRLYGVKTTAVRFFNVYGENQNPNSPYSGVLSLLNQGLKTNENSEYFEFNKYGDGEQTRDFVYVQDVIQALLLVSEKEKAIGEVYNIGTGAKTSLNQLLVLSQSLSQKKLCIQTKLARKGDIMNSLANITKIKELGYQPLYSIDKGIVCYWKRTIERR; translated from the coding sequence ATGGAGACAATTTTAATTACCGGAGGGGCCGGATTTATCGGTTCACACTTGGTGAATCATTATGGTACCTATGCAAAAGTTGTCGTAGTCGACAATCTTTCAATGGGACACAGAGAAAATATACTTCCTTCAGAAAATGTCGTCTTTATCAAAGAAGATATTGGAAATAAAAAGCTATTAAATCAACTATTTAAGGAATTTACATTTGATTATGTCTTTCATTTAGCAGCGGTGGCTAATGTCGCAGAGTCGATTGAATTTCCGTGGTCCACCCATCTTATTAATCAAGATGCAACCTTGCTTTTATTGGAACAAGTCAAAAAACAAAAACAATTGCTTAAGCGTTTTGTTTTTGCCTCTTCTGCGTCAGTTTATGGAGATAGCCCGCATGCTGTTCAAACAGAAGGAGATACTGTTCAACCACTAAGTCCTTATGCCTTGGACAAGTATGCATCGGAACAATTTACCTTAATGTATCACCGACTTTATGGTGTGAAAACAACAGCAGTGCGTTTCTTTAATGTATATGGCGAGAACCAAAATCCTAATTCTCCTTATTCAGGGGTATTATCACTTCTTAATCAAGGATTGAAAACGAATGAAAATTCAGAATATTTTGAATTTAATAAATATGGAGATGGAGAGCAAACCCGAGATTTTGTCTATGTGCAGGATGTAATTCAGGCGCTATTACTTGTGTCAGAAAAAGAAAAAGCGATTGGTGAGGTGTATAACATTGGAACTGGAGCAAAGACCTCTTTAAATCAACTACTAGTTCTTTCTCAATCACTAAGTCAAAAAAAATTGTGTATCCAGACTAAATTAGCTCGAAAAGGAGATATCATGAATTCTCTAGCTAATATTACTAAAATAAAAGAACTAGGGTATCAACCGCTCTATTCAATTGATAAGGGAATTGTTTGTTATTGGAAGAGAACGATTGAGAGGAGGTGA
- a CDS encoding IS3 family transposase (programmed frameshift) has translation MSNYKKYDEEFKKSLVNLYHGGKTQTSLCKDYGVSFTALSRWVKQYSEVQIEDGSILTAKQIKDLQKKNALLEEENLILKKANCHLHATLKQRLDAVHLLRFDHSIVRLCRVLNVNRSTYYKHFDPTPAPRTVENQQLRQTIFSIYMDSKKRLGAAKIKVVLERDFGIFISVGRVYRLMKSMDLPKMSTAKPKFLYAKPKVSLAYSNHLNQQFNPTEPNRVWTSDISYIPVNKGFVYLCVILDLFSRKIIGWRVRPTMEASLVLETLETAVNQRNPKEPVLFHTDRGSQYCATSVRQFLDTHNLVPSYSKAAYPWDNAVNESFFKYMKKEELNRRTFRTIQEVEQSSFEYIEGFYNSKRPHSANNMMTPNEKEKIYFGSI, from the exons ATGTCCAATTACAAAAAATATGATGAAGAATTTAAGAAAAGCCTTGTTAATCTTTACCATGGAGGTAAAACACAAACTTCGTTGTGTAAAGACTATGGCGTTTCCTTTACAGCGTTATCCCGCTGGGTAAAACAATATTCTGAAGTTCAAATTGAAGATGGTTCTATCCTTACTGCTAAACAGATTAAAGACTTACAGAAGAAAAATGCTTTATTAGAAGAGGAAAACCTCATCTTAAAAAAAGCGA ATTGCCATCTTCACGCCACACTCAAACAACGATTAGATGCGGTTCATTTATTACGTTTTGATCATTCTATTGTGCGCCTTTGTAGAGTCTTAAACGTAAATAGAAGTACCTATTATAAACACTTTGACCCAACTCCTGCTCCTAGAACTGTTGAAAATCAACAGCTTCGACAAACCATTTTTTCTATCTATATGGATTCTAAAAAACGATTAGGTGCTGCGAAAATAAAAGTTGTTCTTGAGCGTGATTTTGGAATTTTCATTAGTGTTGGGCGAGTGTACCGATTAATGAAATCAATGGATTTGCCAAAAATGTCTACAGCTAAGCCGAAATTTTTATATGCGAAACCAAAGGTTTCTTTAGCTTACTCAAATCACTTAAACCAACAATTCAATCCGACTGAACCGAATCGAGTTTGGACGAGCGATATTTCTTACATTCCTGTTAATAAAGGGTTTGTTTATCTCTGTGTCATTTTAGATTTATTTTCCAGGAAAATTATAGGATGGCGCGTTCGTCCAACTATGGAAGCTTCTTTAGTCCTTGAGACACTTGAAACAGCTGTGAATCAAAGAAATCCCAAAGAGCCTGTTCTATTCCATACAGATCGTGGAAGCCAATACTGTGCGACTAGTGTTCGTCAATTTTTAGACACACATAACCTCGTTCCATCTTATTCCAAAGCAGCTTACCCATGGGATAATGCCGTAAACGAGTCTTTTTTTAAATATATGAAAAAAGAAGAACTGAACCGCAGAACATTTAGAACAATCCAAGAAGTTGAACAATCTTCATTTGAATATATAGAGGGTTTTTACAATTCAAAACGCCCCCATTCAGCAAACAATATGATGACCCCGAATGAAAAAGAAAAAATCTATTTTGGGTCTATCTAA
- a CDS encoding Ig-like domain-containing protein translates to MKNKELAQLKMNAKSLKKVMVVSTLTLMLASSSIPSIAYAVETEETVDSSVSAELEGEQAPALTEGIPVISTEEVESEIPEKEAETATKEESQVAPEAESKATSEETSNTRANTPSVLANERIEEVSTETELTDALLGNVSKIKLLKSISVTKVIYIDKNITIDLNDNLLNVGSQYLYVRAESVRFENGRINGTKAGAGTISSGVTKKNQEIIFNNILFSGTNITNYVTNSYDYIFEGKNEIRSQVNVMKNVLVKKNATLTVVGGGIKFPNTNESGDLILEDNAIVDISTEIPSTNPAYIPVSWARNIDIGENASFTASGKYIIFNSAVPPNGAIIPLNINAKKGSIFNVNSNSKDAKAAVFSKGNYNFTFDHLQHLNMGGSVAQPIFGAGSIGNITIKDSELNVWSIKDSATNGKPNSTWDIKDRFEISNFRDGYRLIYCNNPVVEKEFSQLRDYKRISNGAVTGKPTFAGIQNKIVVQVGTEFSPLNGITATDKIDGDLTDKIVFTVEDGKNIDTSKPGNYTIQYTVKNSNGNEAQAVTELIVEEKKIVQTTISDLDTTSTTVSGLGEPNGLIEVKANQQVIATGTVGSDGKYTIQMPKQSTGVKVTTIVKANNQTSEASTIVKNGEIAKTTISKIDNATTFVSGTGEPNGAITLSANGTILASGKVDSAGKYSFTIAKQAVGVTVLAKVTLNGKESEVSTIVTKASEKVVAPVIHDYYITDINAKGTIGGSAKQVAIYVNGVKKRTAAVTNGSFTIYTGDLGLTVAGQSFQIAGLFDGVEGPKTTKIVEARNQLIAPTINDYYTTDANVSGTITGSAKQVAIFIDGVQKRTAAVNNGKYVIYTGDLGLTTLGKKFQVAGIDGIMVGPKTEATVKSKQQLVAPTINEYYTTNVNASGTIGGAAKQVAIFIDGVQKRTAAVKNGKYIIYTGDLGLTTAGKTFEIAGIDGSAIGPKTKMIVKQKEQLVVPKINDYYTTDVNASGTITGSVEKVAIFVDGVQKRTAAVNGGKYVIYTGDLGLTTAGKTFEIAGIAGSAIGPKTKMIVKQKVQLVVPKINDYYTTDVNASGTITGSVEKVAIFVDGVQKRTAAVNGGKYVIYTGDLGLTTAGKKFQIAGISGLTVGPKAEMTVKQKVQLAAPQINPYYTTDTTASGTISGDVEKVAIFVDGVEKRKTTVVDGKYTIYSGDLGLTTAGKVFEIAVVLGLTIGPKTKMVVQQKSQLAPPQINSYYTTDTFVSGTVTGEAERVAIFVDGIQKRTTTVLGGKYTIYSGDLGLTTAGKTFEIAGIKDSIVGMKAKMTVLEKL, encoded by the coding sequence ATGAAAAATAAAGAACTAGCACAGTTAAAAATGAATGCCAAAAGCTTAAAAAAAGTGATGGTAGTTAGTACGTTAACTTTGATGTTAGCAAGTTCAAGCATACCTAGTATTGCTTATGCAGTTGAAACAGAAGAAACAGTTGATAGTTCTGTTTCTGCTGAACTTGAAGGAGAACAGGCACCTGCTTTGACAGAGGGAATACCAGTTATTTCTACAGAAGAAGTAGAGTCTGAAATACCTGAAAAGGAAGCAGAAACTGCAACAAAAGAAGAAAGTCAAGTGGCTCCAGAAGCGGAAAGTAAGGCAACCAGTGAGGAAACTTCAAATACACGAGCGAATACTCCTAGTGTGTTAGCGAATGAAAGGATTGAAGAAGTTTCAACAGAGACAGAATTAACAGATGCCTTGCTTGGCAATGTATCAAAAATAAAATTATTGAAATCTATATCGGTGACTAAAGTTATATATATTGATAAAAATATTACTATTGATTTGAATGATAACCTCTTAAATGTAGGATCGCAATATCTTTATGTGAGAGCAGAAAGTGTCCGCTTTGAGAATGGGCGTATAAACGGAACTAAAGCTGGCGCTGGTACGATTTCTAGTGGCGTTACTAAAAAAAATCAGGAAATAATATTTAATAATATCTTATTTTCTGGTACTAATATAACAAATTATGTAACTAATAGTTATGACTATATATTTGAAGGGAAAAATGAAATTCGTTCGCAGGTTAATGTAATGAAGAATGTTTTAGTCAAAAAAAATGCGACTTTAACTGTTGTTGGTGGAGGTATTAAGTTCCCTAATACTAATGAATCCGGTGATTTGATACTAGAAGATAATGCTATTGTTGATATAAGTACTGAAATTCCTAGTACTAATCCAGCTTATATTCCTGTTTCATGGGCAAGAAATATTGATATCGGAGAGAATGCAAGTTTTACAGCGAGTGGAAAGTATATAATATTCAATTCAGCAGTTCCCCCAAATGGTGCAATTATCCCTTTAAATATTAATGCAAAAAAGGGTTCTATATTTAATGTGAATAGCAATTCTAAAGATGCCAAAGCTGCTGTCTTTTCAAAAGGTAATTATAATTTTACTTTTGATCATTTACAGCATCTAAATATGGGGGGGAGTGTCGCTCAACCTATCTTTGGAGCAGGAAGTATTGGAAATATTACTATCAAGGATTCTGAATTAAATGTATGGTCAATCAAAGATTCTGCCACAAATGGAAAGCCAAATAGCACTTGGGATATTAAAGATCGTTTTGAAATATCTAACTTTAGAGATGGTTACAGGTTAATCTATTGCAACAATCCAGTTGTTGAAAAAGAGTTTAGCCAATTAAGAGACTATAAGCGGATTTCCAATGGTGCAGTAACGGGCAAACCAACTTTTGCCGGCATACAAAATAAAATAGTTGTTCAAGTAGGGACAGAATTTAGTCCCTTAAATGGCATTACAGCAACTGACAAAATTGATGGGGACTTAACTGATAAGATCGTGTTTACAGTTGAAGATGGAAAGAATATTGATACATCGAAACCTGGTAATTACACGATTCAGTATACAGTGAAAAATTCAAATGGTAATGAAGCTCAAGCTGTTACAGAATTGATTGTAGAGGAAAAGAAGATAGTTCAAACAACTATTTCTGATCTAGACACAACCTCAACGACTGTAAGTGGATTAGGTGAACCAAATGGTTTGATTGAAGTTAAAGCAAATCAACAAGTAATTGCGACAGGAACTGTTGGAAGTGATGGGAAATATACAATCCAAATGCCTAAACAAAGTACCGGTGTAAAGGTAACAACAATCGTGAAAGCAAATAACCAAACATCTGAAGCATCGACAATCGTAAAAAATGGTGAGATAGCCAAAACAACTATTTCTAAGATTGATAATGCTACAACTTTTGTTTCGGGAACAGGTGAGCCAAATGGAGCAATTACATTGTCTGCAAATGGAACTATACTAGCATCAGGTAAAGTTGATAGTGCTGGGAAATATAGTTTTACAATTGCTAAACAAGCGGTAGGTGTAACAGTTCTAGCAAAAGTCACTTTAAATGGTAAAGAATCAGAAGTTTCAACTATTGTTACGAAAGCATCAGAAAAAGTAGTGGCTCCAGTTATTCATGACTACTATATAACAGATATAAATGCAAAAGGAACTATTGGAGGTTCAGCAAAACAAGTAGCTATTTATGTAAATGGGGTAAAGAAAAGAACAGCTGCAGTTACTAATGGAAGCTTTACTATCTATACAGGTGATTTAGGTTTAACTGTTGCAGGTCAAAGTTTTCAAATAGCTGGCTTATTTGATGGTGTTGAAGGGCCCAAAACAACAAAAATTGTTGAAGCAAGGAATCAATTGATTGCACCAACAATTAATGATTACTATACAACAGATGCAAATGTATCAGGAACAATTACTGGTTCAGCGAAACAAGTTGCGATTTTTATCGATGGGGTACAAAAACGTACAGCAGCTGTTAATAATGGCAAGTATGTAATTTATACAGGCGATCTAGGATTGACTACTCTTGGGAAAAAATTTCAAGTAGCTGGAATTGATGGAATCATGGTCGGACCAAAAACAGAAGCGACAGTAAAAAGTAAACAGCAGCTTGTTGCACCAACAATTAATGAGTATTATACAACAAATGTAAATGCATCAGGTACTATTGGAGGAGCAGCAAAACAAGTAGCTATTTTTATTGATGGGGTTCAAAAACGAACAGCTGCAGTTAAAAACGGTAAATATATAATTTATACAGGTGATTTAGGTTTAACAACAGCAGGCAAAACATTTGAAATAGCTGGGATTGACGGTTCAGCAATTGGGCCTAAAACTAAAATGATTGTGAAACAAAAAGAACAATTAGTAGTTCCTAAAATTAATGACTACTACACAACTGATGTGAATGCGAGTGGAACGATCACTGGCTCGGTAGAAAAAGTAGCTATTTTTGTAGATGGAGTTCAAAAACGAACAGCAGCAGTTAATGGTGGTAAGTATGTAATTTATACAGGTGATTTAGGATTAACAACCGCAGGTAAAACATTTGAAATAGCTGGGATTGCTGGTTCAGCAATTGGACCTAAAACTAAAATGATTGTGAAACAAAAAGTCCAATTAGTAGTTCCTAAAATTAATGACTACTACACAACTGATGTGAATGCGAGTGGAACGATTACTGGTTCGGTAGAAAAAGTAGCGATTTTTGTAGATGGAGTTCAAAAACGAACAGCCGCAGTTAATGGTGGTAAGTATGTGATTTATACAGGTGATTTAGGATTAACAACGGCAGGTAAAAAGTTTCAAATAGCCGGAATTAGCGGTTTAACAGTGGGACCTAAAGCAGAAATGACAGTGAAACAAAAAGTCCAATTAGCTGCTCCACAAATTAACCCATACTATACAACAGACACAACTGCGAGTGGAACAATCAGTGGCGATGTAGAAAAAGTAGCGATTTTTGTAGATGGAGTTGAAAAACGTAAAACTACAGTAGTGGATGGTAAGTATACAATTTATAGCGGTGACTTAGGTTTAACGACTGCGGGTAAAGTTTTCGAAATAGCAGTGGTATTAGGATTAACAATTGGTCCTAAAACAAAGATGGTGGTACAACAAAAATCACAATTAGCACCGCCTCAAATTAATTCATATTATACAACAGACACATTTGTTAGTGGAACAGTTACTGGTGAAGCAGAAAGAGTAGCGATTTTTGTTGACGGTATTCAGAAGCGTACAACTACAGTATTGGGTGGCAAGTATACAATTTATAGCGGTGACTTAGGTTTAACAACTGCGGGTAAAACATTCGAAATAGCTGGAATAAAAGATTCTATAGTTGGTATGAAGGCAAAAATGACAGTTCTAGAAAAACTTTAA
- the isdC gene encoding heme uptake protein IsdC, with protein MNKVNLAWLAVFALIGSFFISPKVAFAALDDGTYSINYTVVQGDGGSASMANDYFDKPATLVVANGQSSIQLQLNHSKWITGLWVDAGNGLQSEQIISTDDSLDTRKVSFQTGDLSAPIAAKIKVDIENSDLSYHHEYKINLSFDLQSASLIAGSAVEKTTETQGDVKAPEVAGASTTEKVPNPKSGDQTPIYLYSLLFIGALGSLFVFRKTAKVK; from the coding sequence ATGAATAAAGTAAATTTAGCTTGGTTAGCTGTTTTTGCATTAATAGGTTCATTTTTTATAAGTCCAAAAGTTGCTTTTGCGGCATTAGACGATGGAACTTATTCAATAAATTATACAGTTGTTCAAGGAGATGGAGGTTCAGCTTCTATGGCCAACGACTATTTTGATAAACCTGCTACGTTAGTTGTGGCGAATGGGCAATCAAGCATTCAGTTACAGCTTAATCATAGTAAATGGATTACAGGTTTATGGGTTGATGCAGGCAATGGGCTACAATCTGAACAAATAATTAGCACAGACGACTCACTTGATACCCGAAAAGTTAGTTTTCAAACAGGTGATTTGAGTGCTCCGATTGCAGCAAAAATTAAAGTAGATATTGAAAATTCAGATTTAAGCTATCATCATGAATATAAAATAAATTTAAGCTTTGATTTACAATCAGCGTCTTTAATTGCTGGATCTGCAGTTGAAAAAACAACAGAAACACAAGGTGACGTTAAAGCTCCGGAGGTGGCAGGAGCAAGTACGACTGAAAAAGTACCTAACCCAAAATCTGGTGATCAAACGCCCATTTATTTATATAGCCTTTTATTTATAGGTGCATTAGGTAGTTTATTCGTGTTTAGAAAAACGGCTAAAGTAAAATAA